The following coding sequences lie in one Treponema socranskii subsp. buccale genomic window:
- a CDS encoding MGMT family protein: MRKIVTEDLVYEILSAVEEIPEGKVASYGQIARLIGRDKNARLVGKVLSRAEDYGDYPCHRVVNHSGRIAPNFPEQKNRLLVEGVAFKNDTCVDLEKHRWKI, from the coding sequence TTGCGGAAAATCGTAACGGAAGATTTGGTATACGAAATCCTTTCAGCGGTCGAAGAAATCCCCGAAGGCAAGGTCGCAAGCTACGGGCAAATCGCACGCCTCATCGGCAGGGATAAAAACGCGCGCCTTGTAGGAAAGGTGTTGAGCCGTGCCGAAGATTACGGCGATTATCCGTGTCATCGGGTCGTCAATCATTCGGGCCGCATTGCGCCGAATTTTCCCGAGCAAAAAAATCGCCTCCTTGTCGAAGGCGTTGCGTTCAAAAACGACACCTGCGTCGATTTGGAAAAGCACCGCTGGAAAATATAG